The proteins below are encoded in one region of Labeo rohita strain BAU-BD-2019 unplaced genomic scaffold, IGBB_LRoh.1.0 scaffold_451, whole genome shotgun sequence:
- the LOC127160768 gene encoding LOW QUALITY PROTEIN: uncharacterized protein LOC127160768 (The sequence of the model RefSeq protein was modified relative to this genomic sequence to represent the inferred CDS: inserted 1 base in 1 codon) has protein sequence MSGKFVKTVGFSGQTQLIPMSAPICLKTKTKSVTMPILVSNQTPINLLGRDALCKLGLKIWCSTDGVYVDMIGTQLMISEPKANVYWIGQIEDDVRKTIDKWGRFIEAQIPESQMPKSEFHCTMKYDPMRNADVEKDWLEGTKEQKIEMISQYIIIGKQGAALKIAENEFINKWFDVDDSVPHISLYVGKNWEAKDLGPMMKKAAQCEWETTINPLIFHSADKNYIKILCGTSLLGTPQEIVINQKQQVQMMSAPELESTTAKLLQEVEHQVPAELWSQHETDVGLVKSACPIQVQLKPNARLPRKGQYPLSQEAELGIKDTIEGLVKXGVLIETNSYCNTPIYPILKANKTKWRLVHDLRAINDIVEDWPADVPNPHTLLTNVPPDAKYFTVIDLCSAFFSIPVAEESRYLFAFTYAGKQYSYARLPQGFKHSPHIFNQVLKADLEDLLLDSTLLQYMDDLILCSTSREQCHRDSIKVLTRLAQGGHKVSKTKLQYCLPQVEYLGRLISYGTKAIAPAHLEGVSKAPLPQTVGQMMTFLGMTGFSSDWIEDYAIKTAPLRDIMKQAGLQNTKAPLAWHADALMAFESIKKELQKAPALSTPDYTKPFHLYVANRADGYASAVLMQETCSGRKKQPIAYYSTKLDNVAQGYPPCYQQGLAAVHQVYEKAARITMGYPVIIYTHHKTAELIEQGKFVLTPARILAYNLLLTYPDITIKRCNTVNPAELIPLEHEGKPHDCVANSLAFTRLRPDLESVPIPEAEISYFVDGSSFRDHLGIHTGYAIVRKDGDNFVPVISQHCTQPCSAQLAELKALTTACQLAEGQTANIFTDSAYAHGVCHLFGAVWKQRGFKKSDGTPIQHAEQISQLISAMMLPKRIAIIKCQAHKKGNDFVIKGNNIADSEAKKASGCQIAIIAPEVIIEPHPSLDDIIRIQQQAGPYEQSMWHQRGATKDSQNIWRSHEGHIVAPTSLLNILILDAHGFDHCARGGGSKEN, from the exons ATGTCTGGgaaatttgtaaaaacagtagGATTCTCGGGACAAACACAGTTAATTCCCATGTCAGCTCCAATCTgcctaaaaacaaaaaccaaaagtGTGACCATGCCTATCCTGGTATCAAATCAGACTCCTATTAATTTGCTAGGAAGAGATGCATTATGCAAATTGGGGTTAAAAATTTGGTGTTCTACAGATGGGGTGTATGTAGACATGATAGGAACTCAACTGATGATCTCTGAGCCAAAAGCAAATGTGTACTGGATAGGGCAGATAGAGGATGATGTGAGGAAGACAATTGATAAGTGGGGTAGATTCATTGAAGCACAAATTCCTGAATCACAGATGCCCAAGTCAGAATTTCACTGTACAATGAAATATGACCCCATGAGAAATGCAGACGTAGAAAAGGACTGGCTAGAAGGGACTAAAGAACAGAAAATTGAAATGATCTCTCAATACATCATAATAGGTAAGCAAGGAGCAGCCTtgaaaattgctgaaaatgagTTCATAAACAAATGGTTTGATGTAGATGATTCTGTGCCACATATATCTTTATATGTAGGGAAAAATTGGGAAGCAAAGGATCTAGGACCAATGATGaaaaaagctgcacaatgtgaATGGGAGACTACAATAAATCCATTGATTTTCCATTCTGCtgataaaaattacataaaaatcttGTGTGGTACATCCTTGCTAGGTACGCCTCAGGAGATAGTCATTAATCAGAAACAGCAAGTACAAATGATGTCAGCACCAGAGTTAGAAAGTACCACTGCTAAACTTTTACAGGAAGTTGAACATCAAGTACCAGCTGAACTATGGTCGCAGCATGAGACAGATGTAGGGTTAGTGAAGTCAGCCTGCCCAATACAAGTACAACTTAAGCCAAATGCACGCCTTcctaggaaaggacaatatccCTTGAGCCAAGAAGCCGAATTAGGTATAAAGGATACAATTGAAGGACTTGTTA CCGGAGTGTTAATAGAAACCAACAGTTATTGCAACACTCCTATCTATCCTATActtaaagcaaacaaaactaaatggcGTCTTGTACATGATTTAAGAGCAATCAATGACATAGTAGAAGATTGGCCAGCTGATGTTCCTAACCCACACACGCTGCTAACAAATGTTCCTCCTGATGCCAAATACTTTACGGTAATTGATCTTTGTTCTGCATTTTTCAGCATTCCAGTGGCAGAAGAAAGTAGATACCTGTTTGCATTTACATATGCAGGTAAACAATATTCATATGCCCGCCTGCCCCAAGGGTTCAAGCACTCGCCCCATATATTTAATCAAGTTCTCAAAGCTGATTTAGAAGACCTATTGCTAGATAGCACATTGTTACAATATATGGACGaccttattttgtgttcaacatcACGAGAACAATGTCATAGGGACTCCATTAAAGTGCTTACAAGATTAGCACAAGGGGGTCATAAAGTATCTAAAACCAAACTGCAATATTGTCTGCCACAGGTTGAATACTTAGGACGATTAATTTCCTATGGCACCAAGGCCATAGCCCCAGCTCATCTAGAAGGCGTAAGTAAAGCACCATTGCCACAGACAGTAGGCCAGATGATGACCTTTTTAGGGATGACAGGCTTCAGTAGTGATTGGATAGAGGACTATGCTATAAAAACAGCTCCATTGAGAGACATCATGAAGCAAGCAGGGCTGCAAAACACGAAAGCCCCATTAGCATGGCATGCAGATGCCTTAATGGCATTTGAGTCAATTAAGAAAGAGTTACAAAAGGCACCTGCATTAAGTACACCTGACTATACCAAGCCCTTCCACCTGTACGTGGCTAATAGGGCTGACGGGTATGCATCAGCTGTATTAATGCAGGAAACCTGTAGTGGTAGGAAAAAACAGCCAATAGCCTACTATAGCACTAAACTAGACAATGTAGCGCAAGGATACCCACCCTGTTATCAACAAGGTCTTGCAGCTGTACATCAGGTATATGAAAAAGCAGCAAGAATAACTATGGGATACCCAGTTATCATTTACACGCATCATAAAACGGCAGAGTTAATTGAGCAAGGAAAATTTGTTTTGACTCCAGCCCGTATTTTAGCGTATAATTTGCTACTTACATATCCTGATATTACAATTAAGAGATGTAATACTGTTAATCCAGCCGAATTAATTCCATTGGAGCATGAAGGTAAACCACATGATTGTGTAGCCAATTCCTTAGCGTTCACCAGGTTACGTCCTGACCTTGAGTCTGTCCCAATTCCTGAAGCAGAAATTTCTTACTTTGTAGATGGATCCAGTTTTAGAGATCATTTGGGAATTCATACGGGATATGCAATAGTAAGAAAAGATGGAGATAATTTTGTGCCTGTAATATCTCAACACTGCACACAGCCATGCTCTGCTCAGTTAGCAGAATTAAAAGCCCTTACAACTGCATGTCAATTAGCAGAAGGACAGACAGCGAACATCTTTACAGATTCTGCATATGCTCATGGCGTGTGTCATCTTTTTGGAGCAGTATGGAAACAGAGAGGTTTTAAAAAGAGTGATGGAACCCCCATACAGCATGCTGAGCAGATAAGTCAACTAATTTCTGCTATGATGTTACCAAAACGAATAGCAATCATCAAATGTCAAGCACACAAAAAAGGAAATGACTTTGTCATTAAAGGTAACAACATAGCAGACTCTGAAGCCAAAAAGGCCTCTGGGTGTCAGATAGCTATAATAGCTCCAGAAGTAATTATAGAACCACACCCAAGCTTAGATGACATTATACGAATTCAACAGCAAGCAGGCCCATACGAGCAATCTATGTGGCATCAAAGAGGAGCAACAAAagattctcaaaacatttggcGTTCACATGAAGGCCATATTGTGGCACCCACCTCACTTTTGAACATCCTTATCCTAGATGCTCATGGGTTTGACCATTGTGCAAGGGGGGGAGGTAGTAAGGAAAATTAA
- the LOC127160769 gene encoding protein NYNRIN-like, with protein MVSEFLSSCEICAKYNVRKGITTPIGHIPVPEGPFKHLVMDYVDMIKRVQGKRYMLVVVDRFSRWVEAVPSADEGAGTVIKFLTREVFPRFGIPSEISSDNGSSFIQKTLKQVLQHLRIKQRLGCVYRPQAQGTAEKANGILKSKINKICASTKLNWVDALPLALMSYRMQTNRITHLTPHEMLTGRPMPVPYSRGPYKGPPLEQLQMELRLYMKKLTAIHKAICVQEKKREPCEETETTRPVVPGDQVYLRVFRRKWNQPRREGPYKVTAATPTAIQVEGSNTWYHLNHCTRVPKPKVRESRHETTEQENQPVKDKEGQNGAKEIEQTNENNDSDNMSDHPMLVTTSNHNQHHYSKPHNSDSQPHFPSINFSTLHET; from the exons ATGGTATCAGAATTTTTGTCTTCCTGTGAAATTTGTGCCAAGTATAATGTCCGAAAAGGGATAACAACGCCAATAGGGCATATACCCGTGCCAGAAGGACCTTTCAAACACTTGGTGATGGATTATGTGGATATGATAAAACGAGTACAAGGCAAAAGATACATGCTTGTTGTTGTTGACAGATTTAGCCGTTGGGTAGAAGCAGTACCATCAGCAGATGAAGGGGCAGGAACGGTAATAAAATTTTTGACAAGAGAAGTGTTTCCCAGATTTGGGATCCCATCAGAAATAAGTTCAGACAATGGATCATCGTTTATCCAAAAGACTTTGAAACAAGTGTTACAACACttaagaataaaacaaagactAGGATGTGTCTACAGACCCCAGGCTCAAGGCACGGCGGAGAAAGCCAATGGGATTCTCAAGtccaaaatcaacaaaatatgtgcCAGTACTAAACTTAATTGGGTCGATGCTTTGCCTCTCGCACTAATGAGCTACCGCATGCAAACTAACAGAATTACACATCTAACACCGCATGAAATGCTTACTGGTCGACCAATGCCTGTACCATACAGCAGAGGCCCTTACAAAGGACCCCCATTAGAACAATTACAAATGGAGTTAAGATTGTACATGAAAAAACTAACTGCTATCCATAAAGCTATTTGTGTGcaggaaaagaaaagagagcCGTGTGAGGAGACAGAGACGACACGTCCAGTCGTTCCAG GTGACCAAGTCTATCTAAGGGTATTCCGAAGAAAATGGAATCAACCAAGAAGGGAAGGACCCTATAAAGTGACAGCCGCAACTCCAACAGCAATCCAGGTAGAAGGAAGCAACACCTGGTACCATCTGAACCACTGCACAAGAGTTCCTAAACCTAAGGTCAGAGAAAGCAGACACGAAACAACTGAGCAAGAGAATCAGCCGGTGAAGGACAAAGAAGGGCAAAATGGGGCAAAGGAAATTGAACAAACTAATGAGAATAATGACTCTGACAACATGTCTGATCATCCTATGCTCGTCACAACTTCAAACCACAATCAACACCACTACTCCAAACCCCACAACTCAGACTCTCAACCACACTTCCCTTCCATCAACTTTTCAACCCTCCACGAGACCTAG